Proteins encoded by one window of Halichondria panicea chromosome 8, odHalPani1.1, whole genome shotgun sequence:
- the LOC135339398 gene encoding DNA-directed RNA polymerase III subunit RPC1-like isoform X2 — translation MVTSTLSYLCFMSAILGALLSYYRTSTCSRVLLTRTDGQSFIELLRRPNISVLARKAVYKKINEKCKKANKCPHCEAVCGTVKKCGLLKIIHVKYKDPTSARQKSPLEVREFRETMATVAEDNKELALHIGKAQEILNPLRVLYIFKSITSEDYPLLGMSVHCGSPEDLILTRLLVPPLCIRPSVVSDTQAGTTEDDVTMKLTEIIFLNDVIQQHRSQGVKVQMIMESWDFLQLQCALYINSEMSGIPLSMAPKKSTRGFVQRLKGKTGRFRGNLSGKRVDYSSRTVISPDPNLQIDQVAVPVHVAKILSYPERVTVANLELMKRLVMNGPDAHPGANFVQQRAQSFKKFLKYGDRKKAAKELRVGDTVERHLIDGDIVLFNRQPSLHKLSIMAHKARVMPHRTFRFNECVCTPYNADFDGDEMNLHLPQTEEARAEALVLMGTKANMVTPRNGEPLIAAIQDFITASYLLTRKDVFFDRGRFCQIVAAMLHGKDRGTRVDLPPPAIVKPVRLWTGKQVISVLLRPNKESKVEMNLRAKGKQYTKNEDLCSNDSFVVIHNSELMCGALDKSSLGSGSKTNIFYILLRDFGQQEAADCMSRLARLCPFFLSNRGFSIGIGDVTPGKGLVRAKENLVDNGYSNCDDFIQSFKDGKLQTQPGCSVEETLEAVILRELSVIRDSAGKACKKELHHTNSPLIMALCGSKGSFINISQMIACVGQQAVSGKRMPDGFEDRALPHFPRRSKAPAAKGFVKNSFYTGLTPTEFFFHTVGGREGLVDTAVKTAETGYMQRRLVKSLEDLCSQYDLTVRNSEGFIVQFKYGGDGLDPAAMEGKDKPVEFQRVMEHVKARHPCLEESPLSPSQLSFLCRRSLHSDLFKSCNKEFTKEITEYMEAITKKLEKTWKTFNLKDPFNLKDSAALEDLVSPVESSQPSILYHLDRVTRTQLEQFVATCLEKFNRAQIEPGSAVGAVGAQSIGEPGTQMTLKTFHFAGVASMNITLGVPRIKEIINASKAISTPIITALLVTDTDPEQARVVKGRIEKTLLGEVARYIEEVYEPDGCYVKICLDINRIQLLKLEINTWTVQFALCSAPKLKIKQKHVSIRSRAVMYVYPPESNKTSLYYSLQALKLQLPSVVVKGISSVSRAIIHVDEGKQGSKYKLLVEGSDLCAVMATMGVAGTKTTSNHTAEAEKALGIEAARQTIINEIVYTMVNHGMSIDARHVMLLADLMTFKGEVLGITRFGLAKMKESVLMLASFEKTADHLFDAAYYGKKDAITGVSECIIMGIPISLGTGIFKLLHKPTTPAKPARRELLFDCPEFHLQELTNC, via the exons ATGGTTACATCGACCTTGAGCTACCTGTGTTTCATGTCGGCTATTTTAGGAGCACTGTTGTCATATTACAGAACATCT ACTTGCAGTCGTGTGCTACTCACTCGAACGGACGGACAGTCGTTCATCGAGTTGCTACGACGACCAAACATCTCCGTACTGGCCAGGAAAGCCGTCTACAAAAAAATCAATGAAAAGTGCAAAAAAGCGAACAAATGCCCTCACTGCGAGGCAGTGTGCG GCACTGTGAAGAAGTGTGGCCTTCTTAAGATTATCCACGTCAAGTACAAAGACCCAACCTCCGCTCGTCAGAAATCACCCCTAGAAGTACGAGAGTTCCGGGAAACTATGGCAACGGTTGCCGAGGACAACAAAGAGCTGGCCCTCCACATAGGCAAAGCTCAGGAGATCCTCAATCCACTCCGAGTGTTGTACATCTTCAAGAGCATAACGTCCGAG GACTACCCCCTGCTGGGTATGTCAGTGCACTGTGGCTCTCCTGAAGACCTTATTCTCACGCGGCTACTAGTACCTCCGCTCTGTATTCGTCCCTCTGTTGTCTCTGATACTCAGGCCGGCAC CACTGAGGATGATGTCACCATGAAACTGACGGAGATTATATTCTTGAATGATGTTATTCAGCAGCATCGATCGCAAGGGGTTAAAGTTCAAATGATAATG GAAAGCTGGGACTTCCTGCAGCTTCAATGTGCCCTCTACATAAACAGTGAAATGTCCGGCATTCCCCTCTCAATGGCC CCTAAGAAGTCAACGCGAGGTTTTGTCCAACGTCTAAAGGGCAAGACAGGTCGTTTCCGTGGCAATCTGTCCGGCAAACGAGTAGATTATTCAAGTCGCACTGTGATTTCCCCTGACCCTAATCTACAGATTGATCAGGTGGCCGTTCCCGTCCATGTTGCTAAGATACTCTCATATCCCGAGCGTGTAACGGTGGCTAATCTAGAGCTCATGAAACGGCTCGTTATGAACGGACCTGACGCACACCCGGGGGCAAACTTTGTGCAGCAGAGGGCGCAATCGTTCAAGAa GTTTCTCAAGTATGGAGACAGAAAAAAGGCAGCCAAAGAATTGAGA GTAGGAGACACGGTTGAACGCCACCTCATTGACGGTGACATTGTGTTATTCAACAGACAACCTTCACTACACAAACTCAGTATTATGGCTCACAAG GCCCGAGTCATGCCTCATCGAACCTTCCGCTTTAACGAGTGTGTTTGTACCCCGTACAATGCTgactttgatggggacgagatGAACCTTCACCTTCCACAGACAGAGGAGGCACGAGCCGAGGCTCTCGTCCTCATGGGG ACGAAGGCCAATATGGTTACTCCACGAAATGGTGAACCTCTCATTGCTGCTATTCAGGACTTTATCACTG CAAGCTATTTGCTGACGCGTAAAGATGTATTTTTCGATCGAGGACGATTTTGTCAGATTGTCGCCGCCATGCTTCACGGGAAAGACAGAGGAACTAGAGTGGACTTACCTCCACCCGCTATCGTCAAG ccggTACGCCTCTGGACTGGCAAGCAAGTCATCAGTGTGCTATTGCGGCCTAACAAGGAGTCAAAGGTCGAGATGAACCTACGTGCCAAGGGCAAACAGTACACCAAGAATGAGGACCTTTGTTCCAATGACTCAT TCGTGGTGATCCACAACAGTGAGCTCATGTGTGGAGCTCTGGACAAGTCCTCTCTTGGTTCTGGGTCAAAAACAAACATCTTTTATATCCTCTTACGTGATTTTGGTCAGCAAGAAGCGGCTGATTGCATGTCACGACTTGCACGCCTGTGTCCGTTCTTCTTAAGCAACCGTGGGTTCTCCATTGGTATCGGTGACGTCACACCAGGCAAGGGACTGGTCCGGGCCAAAGAGAACCTCGTTGATAACGG GTACAGTAACTGCGATGATTTTATCCAGAGCTTCAAGGACGGGAAGCTGCAAACACAACCTGGCTGCTCAGTTGAGGAGACTCTGGAGGCAGTCATCTTAAGAGAGCTATCTGTCATTAGAGACAGTGCAGGGAAGGCTTGTAAGAAGGAGCTCCATCACACAAACAGTCCACTCATCATGGCTCTGTGTGGATCCAAGGGTTCCTTCATCAATATATCACAGATGATAGCCTGCGTGGGACAACAGGCCGTGTCCGGTAAGAGGATGCCAGATGGATTTGAGGATCGGGCACTCCCCCACTTCCCTCGGAgat cgAAGGCCCCAGCAGCGAAGGGGTTTGTCAAGAATAGTTTCTACACTGGGTTGACCCCCACTGAGTTCTTCTTCCACACCGTGGGGGGTAGAGAAGGACTGGTGGACACTGCCGTCAAGACTGCTGAGACTGGGTACATGCAGAGGCGTCTTGTTAAG tcactagAGGACCTGTGCTCCCAGTACGACCTCACTGTACGTAACTCAGAAGGGTTCATAGTTCAGTTCAAGTACGGAGGAGATGGTTTGGACCCGGCCGCCATGGAGGGCAAGGATAAACCAGTGGAGTTCCAGCGTGTCATGGAACATGtcaag gCCCGACACCCGTGTCTGGAGGAGTCTCCCCTCTCACCCTCACAGCTCTCCTTCCTCTGTCGCAGATCGTTACATTCTGATCTATTTAAGTCCTGTAACAAAGAGTTCACTAAAGAAATCAc CGAGTACATGGAGGCTATAACCAAAAAACTAGAAAAAACGTGGAAAACATTTAATCTAAAAGATCCGTTCAATTTAAA AGATTCTGCTGCGCTAGAGGATCTAGTCAGTCCAGTGGAGTCTTCCCAGCCCTCCATTCTCTATCACCTAGACCGTGTTACACGCACACAACTGGAGCAGTTCGTAGCGACGTGTTTGGAAAAGTTTAATCGTGCCCAGATAGAGCCAGGGTCTGCCGTGGGTGCAGTGGGAGCACAGAGTATAGGAGAGCCTGGCACACAGATGACACTCAAGACCTTTCACTTTGCTGGAGTCGCCAGTATGAATATC ACTCTTGGTGTCCCTCGTATCAAGGAGATCATCAACGCATCTAAGGCTATCAGTACGCCCATCATCACGGCCCTCCTAGTGACTGACACTGACCCAGAGCAAGCTCGTGTTGTCAAGGGGAGAATAGAGAAGACTCTCCTTGGAGAAGTAGCGAG ATATATAGAGGAGGTGTATGAACCTGATGGTTGCTATGTCAAGATCTGTCTAGACATCAACCggatacagctgctcaag TTGGAGATCAACACGTGGACTGTACAGTTTGCTTTATGCTCAGCTCCAAAACTAAAGATCAAGCAAAAG cacgtATCCATTCGGTCTCGTGCAGTGATGTACGTGTATCCACCGGAGAGCAACAAGACCTCGCTCTATTACAGTCTACAGGCACTCAAGTTACAGCTCCCCTCGGTGGTTGTCAAG GGAATTTCGTCAGTATCCCGTGCTATCATTCATGTGGACGAGGGCAAACAGGGGTCAAAGTACAAACTACTCGTCGAAGGAAGCGACCTCTGTGCTGTCATGGCAACCATGGGCGTAGCAGGTACAAAAACAACGTCCAATCATACGGCAGAAGCAGAGAAGGCTCTGGGCATCGAGGCAGCAAG GCAAACTATTATCAATGAGATAGTGTATACAATGGTCAACCATGGTATGAGTATTGACGCTAGGCACGTCATGTTACTGGCCGACCTTATGACCTttaag ggTGAAGTACTGGGTATCACAAGGTTTGGACTGGCCAAGATGAAGGAGAGCGTACTCATGTTAGCCTCT TTTGAGAAGACAGCTGATCACTTGTTCGATGCTGCCTACTATGGTAAAAAGGACGCTATCACAG gAGTGAGTGAGTGCATCATTATGGGTATTCCCATCTCACTGGGGACTGGAATATTCAAGCTACTGCATAAACCGACCACACCAGCCAAGCCTGCACGCAGAGAACTGCTCTTTGACTGCCCTGAGTTTCACTTGCAAGAACTGACAAATTGTTAG
- the LOC135339405 gene encoding mucin-2-like, with product MSCEADNKMEVDEEAVATTARQVSSESYKEQYRQLKSKLKYLVYEHECFEVEVQRGQAKLLELSHDKSYLLDQLMRYEPVLISDDDDRDDFTDLSASEDETLYSDLWQQPSPLIPLKSSGTPTPSTRPSEPSRQSISKAASISSKPTKRQTKKVNQGAAVKIAKTVIRARSVTSVTKATTRPNRVKSPVVSLVVSLPRPPTGLQVTSEGVVTTHHAQQEDHESAEPIITNHTSPPPLTKVTLPTSTQGVLPSSSSSSGTSSSGDSDSDDESTTSSSETRNDASIDRSPVQMVAEAKTSLSLLRPKAITSPVKTAPPHNIEMGVGNPPTMLSPLMSPTGLVQWTPSDTTPHVGFTLLGPPLLSSPPSSLPFSSLGKPHKSAFQLVSPRRDSNHTHPAIDGRNSNDEPI from the exons ATGTCGTGCGAGGCAGACAATAAAATGGAGGTGGATGAAGAGGCTGTGGCTACCACTGCTCGTCAGGTCTCCTCAGAGTCCTACAAGGAACAGTACAGGCAACTCAAATCAAAGCTAAAATATCTCGTTTAT GAACATGAATGCTTTGAGGTCGAAGTTCAACGAGGCCAAGCAAAATTGCTGGAGCTCTCTCATGACAAAAG TTACTTGTTGGACCAGCTCATGCGTTACGAGCCAGTGCTGATATCTGATGATGATGACAGGGACGACTTCACAGATCTCTCTGCCAGCGAGGATGAAACGCTGTACTCTGACCTCTGGCAACAG CCTTCCCCCCTCATCCCTCTGAAGTCCTCTGGCACCCCCACAccctccactcgtccctctgAGCCATCACGACAGTCCATCTCTAAAGCAGCATCCATTAGTAGCAAACCAACTAAGAGACAGACGAAGAAAGTGAACCAAGGAGCAGCCGTGAAGATTGCTAAAACTGTTATCAGAGCACGATCAGTTACGAGTGTTACCAAGGCAACCACACGACCCAACAGAGTCAAATCTCCGGTAGTGTCGCTCGTTGTATCACTGCCACGCCCACCCACTGGGCTACAAGTCACGTCAGAGGGTGTGGTTACGACACATCATGCCCAACAAGAAGACCACGAGTCAGCAGAACCCATCATCACTAACCACACATCTCCCCCACCCCTCACAAAGGTCACACTCCCCACATCCACACAGGGGGTGCTCCCGTCCAGCTCCTCCTCCAGTGGCACCTCCTCCAGCGGGGACAGCGACTCAGACGATGAGTCAACCACTTCTTCTAGTGAAACACGAAATGACGCATCAATAGATCGCTCTCCTGTTCAAATGGTGGCAGAGGCTAAGACTTCGTTATCTCTGTTACGGCCTAAGGCTATCACTTCACCTGTCAAAACGGCACCGCCGCATAATATTGAAATGGGCGTTGGCAATCCGCCTACGATGCTATCTCCCCTCATGTCTCCGACAGGACTGGTTCAATGGACCCCCTCAGACACTACCCCCCACGTAGGGTTCACTCTATTAGGTCCCCCCCTGCTGAGCTCCCCTCCGTCCTCTCTCCCGTTCTCATCGTTAGGGAAGCCACACAAGAGTGCATTCCAACTGGTCAGCCCTCGGAGGGActctaaccacacccaccccgcCATTGATGGACGTAACTCTAACGATGAACCTATATAG
- the LOC135339398 gene encoding DNA-directed RNA polymerase III subunit RPC1-like isoform X1 produces the protein MKEQFRDTDVAKKIGHIQFGVFSEEQVRQQAHVHVVSKALYTQEPSRTPVPYGPLDHRMGVSQKSATCQTCDKSLADCIGHYGYIDLELPVFHVGYFRSTVVILQNICKTCSRVLLTRTDGQSFIELLRRPNISVLARKAVYKKINEKCKKANKCPHCEAVCGTVKKCGLLKIIHVKYKDPTSARQKSPLEVREFRETMATVAEDNKELALHIGKAQEILNPLRVLYIFKSITSEDYPLLGMSVHCGSPEDLILTRLLVPPLCIRPSVVSDTQAGTTEDDVTMKLTEIIFLNDVIQQHRSQGVKVQMIMESWDFLQLQCALYINSEMSGIPLSMAPKKSTRGFVQRLKGKTGRFRGNLSGKRVDYSSRTVISPDPNLQIDQVAVPVHVAKILSYPERVTVANLELMKRLVMNGPDAHPGANFVQQRAQSFKKFLKYGDRKKAAKELRVGDTVERHLIDGDIVLFNRQPSLHKLSIMAHKARVMPHRTFRFNECVCTPYNADFDGDEMNLHLPQTEEARAEALVLMGTKANMVTPRNGEPLIAAIQDFITASYLLTRKDVFFDRGRFCQIVAAMLHGKDRGTRVDLPPPAIVKPVRLWTGKQVISVLLRPNKESKVEMNLRAKGKQYTKNEDLCSNDSFVVIHNSELMCGALDKSSLGSGSKTNIFYILLRDFGQQEAADCMSRLARLCPFFLSNRGFSIGIGDVTPGKGLVRAKENLVDNGYSNCDDFIQSFKDGKLQTQPGCSVEETLEAVILRELSVIRDSAGKACKKELHHTNSPLIMALCGSKGSFINISQMIACVGQQAVSGKRMPDGFEDRALPHFPRRSKAPAAKGFVKNSFYTGLTPTEFFFHTVGGREGLVDTAVKTAETGYMQRRLVKSLEDLCSQYDLTVRNSEGFIVQFKYGGDGLDPAAMEGKDKPVEFQRVMEHVKARHPCLEESPLSPSQLSFLCRRSLHSDLFKSCNKEFTKEITEYMEAITKKLEKTWKTFNLKDPFNLKDSAALEDLVSPVESSQPSILYHLDRVTRTQLEQFVATCLEKFNRAQIEPGSAVGAVGAQSIGEPGTQMTLKTFHFAGVASMNITLGVPRIKEIINASKAISTPIITALLVTDTDPEQARVVKGRIEKTLLGEVARYIEEVYEPDGCYVKICLDINRIQLLKLEINTWTVQFALCSAPKLKIKQKHVSIRSRAVMYVYPPESNKTSLYYSLQALKLQLPSVVVKGISSVSRAIIHVDEGKQGSKYKLLVEGSDLCAVMATMGVAGTKTTSNHTAEAEKALGIEAARQTIINEIVYTMVNHGMSIDARHVMLLADLMTFKGEVLGITRFGLAKMKESVLMLASFEKTADHLFDAAYYGKKDAITGVSECIIMGIPISLGTGIFKLLHKPTTPAKPARRELLFDCPEFHLQELTNC, from the exons ATGAAGGAACAATTCAGGGACACGGATGTGGCCAAGAAAAT AGGTCATATTCAGTTCGGAGTGTTTTCTGAGGAGCAGGTTCGCCAACAAGCGCACGTGCATGTTGTGAGCAAGgcactgtacacacaggaACCCTCCCGCACACCCGTACCTTATGGCCCCCTCGACCACAGAATG GGTGTGAGTCAGAAGAGTGCCACATGTCAGACGTGTGATAAATCTCTTGCGGACTGTATTGGTCACTATGGTTACATCGACCTTGAGCTACCTGTGTTTCATGTCGGCTATTTTAGGAGCACTGTTGTCATATTACAGAACATCTGTAAG ACTTGCAGTCGTGTGCTACTCACTCGAACGGACGGACAGTCGTTCATCGAGTTGCTACGACGACCAAACATCTCCGTACTGGCCAGGAAAGCCGTCTACAAAAAAATCAATGAAAAGTGCAAAAAAGCGAACAAATGCCCTCACTGCGAGGCAGTGTGCG GCACTGTGAAGAAGTGTGGCCTTCTTAAGATTATCCACGTCAAGTACAAAGACCCAACCTCCGCTCGTCAGAAATCACCCCTAGAAGTACGAGAGTTCCGGGAAACTATGGCAACGGTTGCCGAGGACAACAAAGAGCTGGCCCTCCACATAGGCAAAGCTCAGGAGATCCTCAATCCACTCCGAGTGTTGTACATCTTCAAGAGCATAACGTCCGAG GACTACCCCCTGCTGGGTATGTCAGTGCACTGTGGCTCTCCTGAAGACCTTATTCTCACGCGGCTACTAGTACCTCCGCTCTGTATTCGTCCCTCTGTTGTCTCTGATACTCAGGCCGGCAC CACTGAGGATGATGTCACCATGAAACTGACGGAGATTATATTCTTGAATGATGTTATTCAGCAGCATCGATCGCAAGGGGTTAAAGTTCAAATGATAATG GAAAGCTGGGACTTCCTGCAGCTTCAATGTGCCCTCTACATAAACAGTGAAATGTCCGGCATTCCCCTCTCAATGGCC CCTAAGAAGTCAACGCGAGGTTTTGTCCAACGTCTAAAGGGCAAGACAGGTCGTTTCCGTGGCAATCTGTCCGGCAAACGAGTAGATTATTCAAGTCGCACTGTGATTTCCCCTGACCCTAATCTACAGATTGATCAGGTGGCCGTTCCCGTCCATGTTGCTAAGATACTCTCATATCCCGAGCGTGTAACGGTGGCTAATCTAGAGCTCATGAAACGGCTCGTTATGAACGGACCTGACGCACACCCGGGGGCAAACTTTGTGCAGCAGAGGGCGCAATCGTTCAAGAa GTTTCTCAAGTATGGAGACAGAAAAAAGGCAGCCAAAGAATTGAGA GTAGGAGACACGGTTGAACGCCACCTCATTGACGGTGACATTGTGTTATTCAACAGACAACCTTCACTACACAAACTCAGTATTATGGCTCACAAG GCCCGAGTCATGCCTCATCGAACCTTCCGCTTTAACGAGTGTGTTTGTACCCCGTACAATGCTgactttgatggggacgagatGAACCTTCACCTTCCACAGACAGAGGAGGCACGAGCCGAGGCTCTCGTCCTCATGGGG ACGAAGGCCAATATGGTTACTCCACGAAATGGTGAACCTCTCATTGCTGCTATTCAGGACTTTATCACTG CAAGCTATTTGCTGACGCGTAAAGATGTATTTTTCGATCGAGGACGATTTTGTCAGATTGTCGCCGCCATGCTTCACGGGAAAGACAGAGGAACTAGAGTGGACTTACCTCCACCCGCTATCGTCAAG ccggTACGCCTCTGGACTGGCAAGCAAGTCATCAGTGTGCTATTGCGGCCTAACAAGGAGTCAAAGGTCGAGATGAACCTACGTGCCAAGGGCAAACAGTACACCAAGAATGAGGACCTTTGTTCCAATGACTCAT TCGTGGTGATCCACAACAGTGAGCTCATGTGTGGAGCTCTGGACAAGTCCTCTCTTGGTTCTGGGTCAAAAACAAACATCTTTTATATCCTCTTACGTGATTTTGGTCAGCAAGAAGCGGCTGATTGCATGTCACGACTTGCACGCCTGTGTCCGTTCTTCTTAAGCAACCGTGGGTTCTCCATTGGTATCGGTGACGTCACACCAGGCAAGGGACTGGTCCGGGCCAAAGAGAACCTCGTTGATAACGG GTACAGTAACTGCGATGATTTTATCCAGAGCTTCAAGGACGGGAAGCTGCAAACACAACCTGGCTGCTCAGTTGAGGAGACTCTGGAGGCAGTCATCTTAAGAGAGCTATCTGTCATTAGAGACAGTGCAGGGAAGGCTTGTAAGAAGGAGCTCCATCACACAAACAGTCCACTCATCATGGCTCTGTGTGGATCCAAGGGTTCCTTCATCAATATATCACAGATGATAGCCTGCGTGGGACAACAGGCCGTGTCCGGTAAGAGGATGCCAGATGGATTTGAGGATCGGGCACTCCCCCACTTCCCTCGGAgat cgAAGGCCCCAGCAGCGAAGGGGTTTGTCAAGAATAGTTTCTACACTGGGTTGACCCCCACTGAGTTCTTCTTCCACACCGTGGGGGGTAGAGAAGGACTGGTGGACACTGCCGTCAAGACTGCTGAGACTGGGTACATGCAGAGGCGTCTTGTTAAG tcactagAGGACCTGTGCTCCCAGTACGACCTCACTGTACGTAACTCAGAAGGGTTCATAGTTCAGTTCAAGTACGGAGGAGATGGTTTGGACCCGGCCGCCATGGAGGGCAAGGATAAACCAGTGGAGTTCCAGCGTGTCATGGAACATGtcaag gCCCGACACCCGTGTCTGGAGGAGTCTCCCCTCTCACCCTCACAGCTCTCCTTCCTCTGTCGCAGATCGTTACATTCTGATCTATTTAAGTCCTGTAACAAAGAGTTCACTAAAGAAATCAc CGAGTACATGGAGGCTATAACCAAAAAACTAGAAAAAACGTGGAAAACATTTAATCTAAAAGATCCGTTCAATTTAAA AGATTCTGCTGCGCTAGAGGATCTAGTCAGTCCAGTGGAGTCTTCCCAGCCCTCCATTCTCTATCACCTAGACCGTGTTACACGCACACAACTGGAGCAGTTCGTAGCGACGTGTTTGGAAAAGTTTAATCGTGCCCAGATAGAGCCAGGGTCTGCCGTGGGTGCAGTGGGAGCACAGAGTATAGGAGAGCCTGGCACACAGATGACACTCAAGACCTTTCACTTTGCTGGAGTCGCCAGTATGAATATC ACTCTTGGTGTCCCTCGTATCAAGGAGATCATCAACGCATCTAAGGCTATCAGTACGCCCATCATCACGGCCCTCCTAGTGACTGACACTGACCCAGAGCAAGCTCGTGTTGTCAAGGGGAGAATAGAGAAGACTCTCCTTGGAGAAGTAGCGAG ATATATAGAGGAGGTGTATGAACCTGATGGTTGCTATGTCAAGATCTGTCTAGACATCAACCggatacagctgctcaag TTGGAGATCAACACGTGGACTGTACAGTTTGCTTTATGCTCAGCTCCAAAACTAAAGATCAAGCAAAAG cacgtATCCATTCGGTCTCGTGCAGTGATGTACGTGTATCCACCGGAGAGCAACAAGACCTCGCTCTATTACAGTCTACAGGCACTCAAGTTACAGCTCCCCTCGGTGGTTGTCAAG GGAATTTCGTCAGTATCCCGTGCTATCATTCATGTGGACGAGGGCAAACAGGGGTCAAAGTACAAACTACTCGTCGAAGGAAGCGACCTCTGTGCTGTCATGGCAACCATGGGCGTAGCAGGTACAAAAACAACGTCCAATCATACGGCAGAAGCAGAGAAGGCTCTGGGCATCGAGGCAGCAAG GCAAACTATTATCAATGAGATAGTGTATACAATGGTCAACCATGGTATGAGTATTGACGCTAGGCACGTCATGTTACTGGCCGACCTTATGACCTttaag ggTGAAGTACTGGGTATCACAAGGTTTGGACTGGCCAAGATGAAGGAGAGCGTACTCATGTTAGCCTCT TTTGAGAAGACAGCTGATCACTTGTTCGATGCTGCCTACTATGGTAAAAAGGACGCTATCACAG gAGTGAGTGAGTGCATCATTATGGGTATTCCCATCTCACTGGGGACTGGAATATTCAAGCTACTGCATAAACCGACCACACCAGCCAAGCCTGCACGCAGAGAACTGCTCTTTGACTGCCCTGAGTTTCACTTGCAAGAACTGACAAATTGTTAG